In a genomic window of Pontibacter liquoris:
- the accC gene encoding acetyl-CoA carboxylase biotin carboxylase subunit has translation MRKIKKLLVANRGEIALRVMRTAKEMGIRTVAIYSEADRNALHVRFADEAVCVGGPKSSESYLRGEVIIDVCKELGVDAIHPGYGFLSENAAFARMATEAGIIFIGPSPAAIELMGSKLAAKAAVARYNIPMVPGTEEAITDVEAAKQIAQEVGFPILIKASAGGGGKGMRVVENVESFEQQMQTAVSEATSAFGDGSVFIEKYIGSPRHIEIQVLGDTHGNIVHLFERECSIQRRHQKVIEEAPSAILTPALRAEMGRCAVNVAKACAYVGAGTVEFLVDENLNFYFLEMNTRLQVEHPVTEMITGLDLVKEQILIAEGLPLGFAQEDLHINGHALELRVYAEDPANNFLPDIGRLETYKRPQGPGIRVDDGFEQGMDIPIYYDPMIAKLVTFGKDRAEAIAKMLRAIEEYQITGIETTLSFGSYVLQHEAFVSGNFDTKFIERYFTPEALQPPFEEGSQEIAAVLAAMLLNDRKPAVVETASSAPAATSNWRRNRLN, from the coding sequence ATGAGAAAAATAAAGAAGCTTTTAGTCGCTAACCGGGGCGAGATTGCGCTGCGCGTTATGCGCACAGCAAAGGAAATGGGCATCCGGACCGTGGCCATCTATAGTGAAGCCGACCGGAATGCCCTGCATGTGCGCTTTGCCGATGAAGCTGTGTGTGTGGGAGGTCCCAAGTCCAGTGAGTCATACCTGCGGGGCGAGGTGATTATCGACGTTTGCAAAGAGCTGGGGGTGGATGCTATTCACCCGGGTTATGGCTTTTTATCTGAAAACGCTGCGTTTGCCCGGATGGCCACTGAGGCAGGCATTATTTTTATCGGCCCCTCTCCTGCTGCTATTGAGCTGATGGGCAGTAAACTGGCCGCCAAAGCTGCTGTAGCCAGGTATAACATCCCGATGGTGCCGGGCACCGAAGAAGCGATAACGGACGTGGAAGCGGCTAAGCAGATTGCTCAAGAAGTCGGTTTCCCTATCCTGATCAAGGCCAGTGCTGGGGGTGGTGGTAAAGGCATGCGCGTAGTCGAGAACGTAGAATCGTTTGAACAGCAGATGCAGACTGCGGTGAGCGAGGCTACCTCGGCTTTTGGCGACGGCTCCGTTTTCATTGAGAAATATATCGGCTCGCCGCGCCACATCGAAATACAGGTACTGGGCGATACGCACGGAAATATTGTGCACCTGTTCGAGCGGGAATGCTCTATTCAGCGGCGCCACCAGAAAGTGATCGAAGAAGCGCCATCGGCTATACTTACGCCTGCCCTGCGTGCCGAAATGGGCCGCTGTGCCGTAAACGTGGCTAAAGCCTGCGCTTATGTAGGTGCCGGCACCGTGGAGTTTCTGGTAGATGAAAACCTGAACTTTTATTTCCTGGAGATGAACACGCGCCTGCAGGTGGAGCACCCGGTTACAGAGATGATCACGGGACTGGACCTGGTGAAAGAACAGATCCTGATTGCCGAAGGACTTCCCCTGGGCTTTGCGCAGGAAGACCTCCACATCAATGGCCATGCGCTGGAACTGCGGGTATATGCCGAAGACCCGGCCAACAACTTTCTGCCCGACATCGGCCGTCTGGAAACATACAAGCGCCCACAGGGCCCGGGCATACGGGTGGATGACGGCTTTGAACAGGGTATGGACATCCCGATCTACTACGACCCCATGATTGCCAAGCTGGTGACCTTTGGCAAGGACCGCGCGGAAGCGATCGCAAAAATGCTTCGCGCCATCGAAGAATACCAGATAACGGGCATCGAAACAACCTTATCTTTTGGTAGTTATGTGCTGCAGCATGAAGCGTTTGTTTCAGGTAATTTCGATACGAAATTTATAGAGCGCTATTTTACGCCGGAAGCGCTGCAACCTCCCTTTGAGGAAGGCAGCCAGGAAATTGCCGCTGTACTGGCTGCTATGTTGCTTAACGACCGCAAGCCTGCCGTGGTTGAGACCGCCTCATCCGCACCTGCCGCAACCTCCAACTGGCGCAGAAACCGGCTGAATTAA
- a CDS encoding aminotransferase class I/II-fold pyridoxal phosphate-dependent enzyme, producing MDLFEKLLTNRGPLGSHSHYAHGYFTFPKLEGEIAPRMKFRGKEVLTWSLNNYLGLANHPEVRKADADAAAAYGMGTPMGARIMSGNSTLHELLESELADFVQKPDALLLNFGYQGVVSIIDALVDRHDVIVYDAESHACIIDGVRLHQGKRFVYTHNDMESLEKQLERATRWTENTGGAILVITEGVFGMSGNLGSLDKVVALKEKFNFRLFVDDAHGFGTMGATGAGTGEFLNAQDGVDIYFSTFAKSMASIGAFVASNEQVVEYLRYNMRSQIFAKSLPMPLVIGALKRLELLRSQPELKDKLWEVVNALQSGLREKGFNIGTTQSPVTPVFLNGQIPDATQLTLDLRENYNIFCSIVVYPVVPKDVIMLRLIPTAAHTLQDVEETIAAFEKISLKLDKGLYSSPAVTA from the coding sequence GTGGATTTATTTGAAAAGTTGTTGACCAACAGAGGTCCTTTAGGCAGCCACTCACACTATGCGCATGGCTATTTCACATTTCCCAAACTGGAAGGGGAGATTGCCCCGCGAATGAAGTTCAGGGGGAAAGAAGTGCTGACGTGGAGCCTTAACAACTATCTGGGACTGGCCAACCACCCGGAGGTTCGCAAAGCGGATGCCGATGCGGCTGCCGCTTATGGCATGGGTACCCCGATGGGCGCACGTATCATGTCGGGTAATTCCACCCTGCACGAGCTACTCGAGTCTGAACTAGCCGATTTCGTACAGAAGCCGGATGCGCTGCTGCTTAACTTTGGATACCAGGGGGTAGTTTCGATCATTGATGCGCTCGTAGACCGCCACGATGTAATTGTATATGACGCCGAATCGCATGCCTGTATTATAGATGGCGTGCGCCTGCACCAGGGCAAACGTTTTGTGTACACCCACAACGACATGGAAAGCCTGGAGAAACAGCTGGAGCGTGCCACCCGCTGGACGGAGAACACTGGCGGCGCCATCCTGGTGATCACGGAAGGTGTTTTCGGCATGTCCGGTAACCTGGGCAGCCTGGACAAGGTTGTTGCTTTAAAAGAGAAATTCAACTTCCGTTTGTTTGTTGACGATGCCCACGGCTTCGGCACAATGGGCGCTACAGGAGCCGGTACCGGCGAATTCCTGAATGCGCAGGACGGCGTAGATATCTATTTCTCTACTTTTGCCAAATCCATGGCTAGCATTGGCGCCTTTGTTGCCTCTAACGAGCAGGTGGTAGAATACCTGCGCTACAACATGCGTTCTCAGATCTTTGCCAAATCGTTGCCGATGCCGCTGGTGATCGGCGCCTTAAAGCGCCTGGAGCTGCTGCGCTCTCAGCCCGAGCTGAAAGACAAGCTGTGGGAAGTAGTAAATGCCCTGCAAAGCGGTCTGCGCGAAAAAGGGTTTAACATTGGCACTACCCAGTCGCCGGTAACCCCCGTTTTCCTCAACGGCCAGATTCCGGATGCTACTCAGTTAACGCTGGACCTGCGCGAAAACTATAATATCTTCTGCTCTATCGTGGTATACCCGGTTGTGCCGAAAGATGTGATCATGCTGCGCCTGATCCCGACGGCTGCTCATACTTTGCAGGACGTGGAAGAGACGATCGCGGCATTCGAAAAAATATCACTAAAGCTAGACAAAGGTTTGTATTCGTCGCCAGCCGTAACGGCCTAG
- a CDS encoding histone H1, translating into MNNNFSKLKDLVMSLESDFEKFYDKNNAAAGTRVRKGMQDLKNMAQDIRKEVQDAKNSSTEKKATK; encoded by the coding sequence ATGAACAACAACTTTAGCAAACTCAAGGATCTTGTAATGTCTTTAGAATCTGATTTCGAAAAGTTCTACGACAAGAACAATGCTGCTGCCGGAACGCGTGTGCGCAAAGGTATGCAAGACCTGAAGAACATGGCGCAGGACATCCGTAAGGAAGTTCAGGATGCTAAAAATAGCTCTACAGAGAAAAAAGCTACTAAGTAA
- the tyrS gene encoding tyrosine--tRNA ligase, which translates to MNLIQELRWRGMLHDFMPGTEEQLAAGMTSGYIGFDPTAKSLHIGNLATIMLLVHLQRAGHKPFALVGGATGMIGDPSGKSAERNLLDEETLRANQEGIKAQLEKFLDFNCGANSAEIVNNYDWFKEFSFLGFLREVGKHLTVNYMMAKDSVKKRISADEEGDRAEGLSFTEFSYQLIQGYDFYHLYKNKNVRLQMGASDQWGNITTGTELIRRIDGGKAFALVGKLVTKADGTKFGKSEGGNVWLDPNLTSPYKFYQFWLNLSDEETEKLIKVYTLLGQEEIEQLIAEHKQAPHLRVLQKALAKDVTIRVHSEEDYFAAVEASEILFGKGDLETLKGLKEDILLSVFEGVPQIAVSAADYRQTATVSDLLSEVTGSQIFESKGEAKRMIKNGGVSINRQKVQSTEEAVTQELLHQKYLVVQKGKKNYYLITVN; encoded by the coding sequence ATGAATCTGATACAAGAACTGCGTTGGAGGGGCATGCTCCATGATTTTATGCCGGGCACGGAAGAGCAACTGGCCGCTGGCATGACGAGCGGCTACATTGGCTTTGACCCCACTGCCAAATCGCTGCACATTGGCAACCTGGCCACTATTATGCTGCTGGTGCATTTGCAGCGTGCCGGCCATAAGCCCTTTGCCCTGGTAGGTGGCGCCACCGGTATGATCGGTGATCCGTCAGGTAAATCGGCGGAGCGGAACCTGCTGGATGAAGAAACCCTGCGGGCTAACCAGGAAGGTATAAAAGCCCAGCTGGAGAAGTTCCTGGACTTTAACTGTGGTGCCAACTCGGCCGAGATCGTCAACAACTATGACTGGTTCAAGGAGTTCAGCTTCCTGGGCTTTCTGCGCGAAGTGGGCAAGCACCTGACGGTAAACTACATGATGGCAAAAGACTCGGTAAAGAAGCGCATCAGCGCCGACGAAGAAGGCGACCGCGCCGAAGGCTTGTCGTTCACGGAGTTCTCTTACCAGCTCATTCAGGGCTACGACTTTTACCACCTGTATAAAAACAAGAACGTGCGCCTGCAGATGGGTGCTTCCGACCAGTGGGGCAACATCACCACCGGCACCGAACTGATCCGGCGCATCGACGGAGGCAAAGCCTTTGCGTTGGTAGGCAAGCTGGTGACTAAAGCAGACGGTACCAAGTTTGGCAAATCGGAAGGCGGCAACGTGTGGCTTGATCCGAATCTGACCTCGCCTTACAAATTTTACCAGTTCTGGTTAAACCTCTCGGATGAGGAGACTGAAAAGCTGATCAAGGTATATACATTGCTTGGGCAAGAAGAAATTGAACAACTTATAGCAGAGCACAAACAGGCTCCGCACCTGCGTGTGTTACAGAAAGCCCTGGCTAAAGATGTTACAATTCGCGTGCACTCTGAAGAGGACTACTTTGCGGCTGTGGAAGCCTCCGAAATTTTATTTGGAAAAGGTGATCTGGAGACGCTGAAAGGCCTGAAAGAGGATATTTTGCTCTCTGTTTTTGAGGGAGTGCCCCAGATAGCCGTATCCGCTGCCGACTACCGCCAGACAGCTACGGTAAGCGACCTGCTCTCGGAGGTAACGGGCAGCCAGATCTTTGAATCCAAGGGCGAGGCTAAACGCATGATCAAGAACGGCGGCGTGAGCATTAACCGCCAGAAGGTGCAAAGCACCGAAGAAGCCGTAACGCAGGAGTTGCTGCACCAAAAATACCTGGTGGTGCAGAAAGGAAAGAAGAACTATTACCTGATCACCGTTAACTAG
- a CDS encoding SatD family protein, with protein MTSIITGDIINSRKAGQPRVWLDVLKAELNQVGQEPKVWEIYRGDSFQVEVQEVADALKIAIKLKAAIKTVKGLDVRMAIGIGEKSFEAPKITEANGDAFVRSGRLFEQLKKDTLAISSPWPDVDAQLNLMLDLALLTMDNWTQNSAEIVKLSLELPEATQTELANKLGITQGRISDRQKRAGYDAIMRLEKHYCHLIHAILPPTS; from the coding sequence ATGACAAGCATCATTACCGGTGATATTATTAACTCCCGAAAAGCAGGCCAGCCCAGGGTATGGCTCGATGTACTGAAGGCTGAGCTAAACCAGGTAGGTCAGGAGCCCAAAGTTTGGGAAATTTACCGGGGCGATAGCTTCCAGGTAGAAGTGCAGGAGGTGGCCGATGCCTTGAAAATTGCCATAAAGCTTAAGGCTGCTATTAAAACTGTTAAAGGCTTGGATGTGCGGATGGCCATTGGCATCGGGGAGAAATCGTTTGAGGCGCCCAAGATTACGGAAGCGAACGGCGATGCGTTTGTGCGCTCAGGCAGGCTCTTTGAGCAGCTGAAAAAGGACACGTTAGCCATCAGCTCGCCCTGGCCGGATGTGGATGCGCAACTGAACCTAATGCTGGACCTGGCGTTGCTGACGATGGATAACTGGACGCAGAATTCCGCCGAAATCGTAAAGCTCTCCCTCGAACTGCCCGAAGCCACCCAAACCGAACTTGCCAACAAGCTCGGCATTACACAAGGCCGCATAAGCGACAGGCAGAAACGTGCAGGCTATGATGCCATCATGCGCCTGGAGAAACATTACTGCCACCTGATCCATGCCATACTTCCGCCAACCTCATGA
- a CDS encoding DUF3307 domain-containing protein produces the protein MILFFKLLLAHFIGDFCVQPDAWVKDKETRKLRSPKLYLHMAVHATALLLLLGFNTRYWLGFVVILVSHFLIDVAKLYLQNDHNKRLLFFLDQLAHLVVLAAVVYSYTPYTLHFSSLYTPENLLLAIFLVFVTYVSAVLIKVLISRWSPNTESTNGESLGQAGRFIGILERVLVFVFIITNHWEAVGFLLAAKSVFRFGDLKESKDRKLTEYVLIGTLLSFGIAIAAGLAFLYLVQSV, from the coding sequence ATGATCTTATTCTTTAAACTATTGCTGGCGCACTTTATTGGTGATTTCTGCGTGCAGCCGGATGCTTGGGTAAAAGACAAGGAAACCCGAAAGCTCAGATCGCCGAAGTTATACCTGCACATGGCTGTGCATGCGACGGCGCTGCTGCTGTTGCTGGGCTTTAATACCCGCTATTGGTTGGGTTTTGTCGTTATACTTGTGTCGCATTTCCTGATTGATGTGGCCAAATTATACTTGCAGAACGATCATAACAAGCGGTTGCTGTTCTTCCTGGATCAGCTGGCGCACTTGGTCGTACTGGCAGCAGTGGTTTATAGCTATACCCCTTATACTTTACATTTCAGCAGTTTATATACTCCGGAAAATCTGCTATTGGCTATCTTCCTGGTGTTTGTTACCTATGTCTCCGCTGTCTTGATAAAAGTGCTCATCTCCAGGTGGAGCCCAAATACCGAAAGCACGAATGGAGAATCACTGGGGCAGGCGGGGCGGTTTATCGGAATACTGGAGCGGGTCCTGGTGTTTGTATTCATCATCACCAACCATTGGGAAGCGGTGGGCTTTCTGCTGGCAGCAAAATCCGTTTTCCGGTTTGGCGACCTGAAAGAATCAAAAGACCGCAAGCTTACCGAATATGTATTGATTGGCACGCTGCTCAGCTTCGGCATTGCCATTGCAGCCGGCCTGGCTTTCCTGTACCTGGTTCAAAGTGTGTAA
- the holA gene encoding DNA polymerase III subunit delta, with translation MSHTPEGILEQLKNRQFAPVYFLQGEESYYIDLISDYIEAHALQEHEKGFNQVVLYGKDVDVPAVLLQAKRFPMMSDRSVVIVKEAQSMADLEKEEGMKQLEAYLQKPLPSTILVFCHKHKTLDGRKALGKAISKHAVLLTTKKLYDNQVPAWVNAYLKSKGIKATQQAVLMLSEYIGADLSRLANEIDKLLINLRPGQGIDEQVVQENVGISKEYNIFELQAALIARDALKANRIIHYFEANPKNNPLIPNLSLLFSFFTKLLSLHLQADKSEGGLKKSLGNQAWKVKDYMAAMRVFPLQRCVDIIHYIRVADLQVKGITGGDMSEADILRELIFKVLHPVPRALAS, from the coding sequence ATGTCGCACACACCCGAGGGCATTCTGGAGCAGCTGAAAAACAGGCAATTTGCGCCGGTATACTTTCTGCAGGGCGAAGAATCCTACTACATCGACCTGATCTCCGATTATATTGAGGCACACGCGCTGCAGGAGCATGAAAAAGGCTTTAACCAGGTAGTGCTGTACGGAAAGGATGTGGATGTGCCGGCGGTGCTGCTGCAGGCGAAGCGTTTCCCGATGATGTCGGACCGTTCGGTGGTGATCGTGAAGGAAGCCCAGAGTATGGCCGACCTGGAAAAGGAAGAAGGCATGAAACAGCTGGAAGCCTACCTGCAAAAGCCGCTACCCTCGACCATACTGGTATTCTGTCATAAGCACAAGACGCTGGACGGCCGCAAGGCACTAGGCAAAGCCATCAGCAAGCACGCGGTGCTGCTCACCACCAAAAAGCTGTATGACAACCAGGTGCCCGCCTGGGTAAACGCTTACCTGAAGAGCAAGGGTATAAAAGCCACACAGCAAGCGGTTTTAATGCTCAGCGAATATATCGGCGCCGACCTCTCCAGGCTTGCCAACGAGATCGACAAGCTCCTGATCAACCTGCGGCCCGGCCAGGGCATTGATGAGCAGGTGGTGCAGGAGAACGTGGGCATCAGCAAGGAGTATAACATCTTTGAGCTGCAGGCCGCCCTCATCGCACGCGACGCGCTGAAAGCCAACCGCATCATCCATTATTTTGAAGCCAACCCAAAAAATAATCCGCTCATCCCCAACCTGTCGCTGTTGTTCTCTTTTTTCACCAAGCTCCTTAGCCTGCACCTGCAGGCCGATAAATCGGAGGGAGGCTTGAAGAAAAGCCTGGGCAACCAGGCCTGGAAAGTGAAAGATTACATGGCCGCCATGCGCGTGTTCCCCTTGCAGCGGTGCGTGGATATTATACATTACATCCGGGTGGCCGACCTGCAGGTTAAAGGCATTACGGGTGGCGATATGAGCGAAGCGGACATCCTGCGCGAGCTGATCTTTAAAGTGTTGCATCCGGTGCCGCGGGCACTGGCTTCCTGA
- a CDS encoding tetratricopeptide repeat protein, with the protein MKIAYKVALASVLAGGSHVVVAQHTQVFTSNEKYYQEGVELFDRAKYGSAQEAFRKYIELIGDDAKTADAQYYYALSGLYLLHPDAEQLILNFVHKYPTHPKTALANYELGLYYFEQKEYKKAVELLKEAPLHLLSIKQTKELEFKLGYSYFAIKDFDNAKIWFDKNKTNGFRQDEHRFAYASNYYAGYISYRKGDYAAAKTDLKIAEKNEAYAGIVPYMITEILYKENDVYEVIRYGEAALAKTPKVQQADEIALLVGDAYYQRADYKTAEKYFSQYAEGKRSLEPVVQYKIALTDYKNNNYKNAIANFKEVALKKDALGQNAAYYLGLSYLKENNKQFALTSFDQARKNDKDKAITEAATLKYAQVSYDMGNFREVINALANFTKDYPDSEQGEEADKLLSEAYFGSNDYAAAIRHIESLPKKSWRILQTYQRVSYYYAVDLFNNSKFPQAVQMLDKSLQYPYDKGVTAASHFVKGEAFSIGQRYDDAINSYAAVFRTTPSTKEDYAIKSRYGIGYAYFNTKQYDKAMTHFKAYLDAIKPSNPNYNDATVRLADTYYVNKNYNEALNLYERVIASSSPDRDYAQFQKGVVLSLVGKNDKAKAALQDMLSKNPKSRYLDDAQYQLAVIDYEAGNYQAAVSAFSTLINNMPDSKLIPNALQKRGTAYANLHEYDKSIADQKRVLDEFPASKVASGALYSLQEVLGTENRSSEFDTYVDKYKSANPKSDALESIEFEAAKTLYFNEKYAQAAPKFETYIKTYPNSTFVPDARYFLADSYLRQNNTQVGKERLKEVIAENKSEYVNRAIQRVADIELDAKNYPEAIKYYSRLRDVATNRKEQQTALTGLMQSYYRTNDYAATKRVANELISQGNAALNAYNTALLFRAKASYAQGNMDEALIQLQETAKSAADVNGAEAQYLVAELYFKQKKYKESLDAAYAYNNKFSNYDYWLGKSFLIIADNYAAQNELFQARATLNSIIENSPDQTIVAEAKQKLATLDAGKTAQGAKKTIGAQPQQLMPAQDSVPVKQDSLPLKQDSVPNKLDTTQQQVVPANDSTQQKHEKQQ; encoded by the coding sequence ATGAAGATAGCTTACAAAGTAGCGCTGGCGTCGGTCTTGGCTGGCGGTTCGCACGTGGTGGTGGCCCAGCACACGCAGGTTTTTACCTCCAACGAGAAGTACTACCAGGAAGGCGTAGAACTGTTTGACCGGGCCAAGTATGGTTCGGCGCAGGAGGCATTCCGCAAGTATATCGAGCTGATCGGCGACGATGCCAAAACGGCGGATGCCCAGTACTATTATGCCCTCAGCGGCTTATACCTGTTGCACCCGGACGCCGAGCAGCTTATCCTCAACTTCGTGCACAAGTACCCCACGCACCCCAAAACAGCCTTGGCCAACTATGAGTTGGGCCTGTACTACTTTGAGCAGAAAGAATATAAAAAAGCAGTAGAGCTGCTGAAAGAGGCACCGCTGCACCTGCTCAGCATCAAGCAGACCAAAGAGCTGGAGTTTAAGCTGGGCTATTCTTACTTTGCCATTAAGGATTTTGACAACGCCAAGATCTGGTTCGATAAAAACAAAACAAACGGCTTCCGGCAGGACGAGCACCGTTTTGCCTACGCCTCTAACTACTATGCCGGCTACATTTCTTACCGCAAAGGCGACTATGCCGCCGCCAAAACGGACCTGAAAATAGCTGAGAAAAACGAAGCCTATGCCGGTATTGTGCCTTATATGATCACTGAGATCCTCTACAAGGAGAACGATGTATACGAGGTGATCCGCTACGGCGAGGCGGCGCTGGCCAAAACCCCGAAAGTGCAGCAGGCTGATGAAATTGCGCTGCTGGTAGGCGATGCCTATTACCAGCGGGCAGACTATAAAACAGCGGAAAAGTATTTCAGCCAATATGCCGAAGGAAAGCGCTCGCTCGAGCCGGTGGTGCAGTATAAGATCGCGCTGACCGACTACAAGAACAACAACTACAAAAACGCCATCGCCAACTTTAAAGAAGTGGCGCTGAAGAAAGATGCCCTGGGCCAGAATGCCGCCTACTACCTGGGTTTGAGCTACCTGAAGGAAAACAACAAGCAGTTTGCCCTTACTTCATTTGACCAGGCCCGCAAAAATGACAAGGACAAAGCCATCACAGAAGCGGCCACGCTGAAGTATGCGCAGGTAAGTTATGATATGGGCAACTTCCGCGAAGTGATCAATGCGCTTGCGAACTTCACCAAAGACTACCCGGATTCGGAACAGGGCGAGGAAGCAGATAAACTGCTGAGCGAAGCCTACTTTGGTTCCAACGACTACGCAGCTGCCATCCGCCACATCGAAAGCCTGCCCAAAAAGAGCTGGCGCATCCTGCAGACCTACCAGCGGGTATCCTATTACTATGCCGTAGACCTGTTTAATAATTCCAAATTCCCGCAGGCCGTGCAGATGCTCGACAAGTCGCTGCAGTATCCGTACGACAAAGGAGTAACCGCAGCCAGCCATTTCGTGAAAGGCGAGGCCTTTTCTATCGGCCAGCGTTATGACGATGCAATCAACAGCTATGCGGCCGTGTTCCGTACCACGCCAAGCACCAAAGAGGACTACGCCATCAAATCGCGTTACGGCATTGGCTACGCTTACTTCAATACCAAGCAGTACGACAAGGCCATGACCCACTTCAAGGCCTACCTGGATGCCATAAAGCCAAGCAACCCCAACTACAACGATGCCACGGTGCGCCTGGCAGATACCTACTATGTTAACAAGAACTACAACGAGGCCTTGAACCTGTACGAGCGCGTGATCGCTTCCAGCTCACCGGACCGCGATTATGCCCAGTTCCAGAAAGGCGTGGTGCTGAGCCTGGTAGGTAAAAACGATAAAGCCAAAGCGGCGCTGCAGGACATGCTTAGCAAGAATCCGAAGTCGCGTTACCTGGATGATGCCCAGTACCAGCTGGCCGTGATCGATTATGAAGCGGGAAATTACCAGGCAGCCGTGTCGGCCTTTTCCACGCTCATCAACAACATGCCGGACAGCAAACTGATACCGAATGCCCTGCAAAAACGCGGAACGGCTTATGCCAATCTGCACGAGTATGACAAGTCCATTGCCGATCAGAAGCGTGTACTCGACGAGTTCCCGGCGTCTAAAGTAGCCAGCGGCGCCCTATATAGCCTGCAGGAAGTGCTGGGCACGGAGAACCGCAGCAGTGAGTTCGATACTTACGTGGACAAGTATAAATCAGCCAACCCAAAAAGCGATGCTTTAGAAAGCATTGAATTTGAAGCTGCTAAAACCTTATACTTCAATGAGAAATACGCCCAGGCAGCTCCTAAATTCGAGACCTACATCAAAACGTACCCGAACAGCACGTTTGTGCCGGATGCACGTTACTTTCTGGCCGATTCATACCTGCGCCAGAACAACACGCAGGTGGGCAAAGAGCGACTGAAGGAAGTAATCGCGGAAAATAAGTCCGAATACGTGAACCGCGCTATCCAGCGCGTGGCCGACATTGAACTGGATGCCAAAAACTATCCGGAAGCCATCAAATACTACTCGCGCCTGCGCGATGTAGCGACCAACCGCAAAGAGCAGCAAACGGCGCTTACCGGCTTGATGCAAAGCTACTACCGCACCAACGATTATGCGGCAACCAAACGCGTAGCCAACGAGCTGATCAGCCAGGGCAATGCGGCGCTGAATGCCTACAACACCGCGCTCCTGTTCCGGGCCAAGGCGTCTTATGCCCAGGGCAACATGGACGAAGCCCTTATCCAACTGCAGGAAACAGCCAAATCGGCTGCTGACGTAAATGGCGCCGAGGCACAGTACCTGGTGGCCGAGCTATACTTCAAGCAGAAGAAGTATAAAGAGTCGCTGGACGCTGCTTATGCTTACAACAACAAGTTCTCCAACTACGACTACTGGCTAGGCAAATCCTTCCTGATCATTGCCGACAATTATGCCGCGCAGAATGAGCTGTTCCAGGCCCGGGCAACGCTTAACTCGATCATCGAGAACTCGCCTGACCAAACCATTGTTGCCGAAGCGAAACAGAAACTGGCTACTTTGGACGCCGGGAAAACAGCCCAGGGAGCGAAAAAGACTATCGGTGCCCAGCCGCAGCAACTGATGCCCGCACAGGACAGCGTACCGGTAAAACAGGATAGCCTGCCGCTAAAGCAGGACAGCGTGCCGAATAAGTTGGATACCACGCAGCAACAGGTGGTGCCGGCCAACGATTCCACACAGCAGAAGCACGAAAAGCAGCAGTAG